Sequence from the bacterium genome:
GGGAAATAAGAAGTATCATTAAATGCACAGAAATTATCTTTTATTATACCTGCATAACTTATTTCATACATTATCCCTGCATGAGCGTTATTGTTCATTATTACATTGTTAATAATAACAACATCTCTACTTCTATCATCAAACCATATACCGGGACCCTGATTTTCTAATACTTTACATCCTGATATTATATATTCACTTACAAGACAGAACTTCATTCCTCCACTACCGAGCACAGGATTAATATATTTCCAGTTGTTATAACTACTCTCACACTCTATAATTTTATTTCCATAAGTTCCCCAGAAAGCAAAAAATCCCAACCATCCATTATGAATGGACTTACATTTCCTTATGATATTATTATTCCCTCTAAGCATAATGCCAACACCAGCATTAAATATTGATGTGCAGTCCTCAACAAGCCAATTATTTCCTGATACAGTAATCCCACCTAAGGAAAGATGTCCTTCTCCATATGGTGGGTTGGCAAAATGTGTAAAGGTTAATCCTTTCAATACCACATCATCTCCACCTCCCTCAAAAGGAGTCCATTTTGTCCCAACCTCTATCATATGTTCATCAGGAGTTCTACTATCTGCCAGCCGAACATATATCCTTTTTGCACTTCTATCCCAGTAAAAAACATTTATTCTATCTCCCATTTCTTCCAGTGTTTCACATCTTTCAAGCATCTTTTCATCACAAAATACAATATCAGGAGTATTAGGATTTTTATTGCGAACATTGGATGCCAGAGGAACTTCAACTCCTGAAAAAGAAAACTCTAATCCTACACCATCTGCAAAATAATAATTCCCTTTCCTATCATACTGCCATCCTTTTACTATTTTTGACCCTTTGATTATTACCTCTTCCCCTTTCTTTGCAAAAATCTGTATACCTGTTTTTAAAGGTATAACCTCTCTGTACACACCTCCTGCTATCACTATTCTATCTCCTGAAGATGCTTTCTCTGCTGCCATTCTAATACTATTAAAAGGATGTTCCTCTGTTCCATCTCCTCCTGCTTCACTCTTCCAGTCAACATACAATATCTTACCGGTACTGTCAGGTATTAATTTTACTCTTGCTTTTTCCAATTCTTTCTCCCAGAACCAGTTTTTAGATAGATAGATACTGTATTTGTTTGTTTCAAAAAAACTTTTTGCTCCATCTCTCATAGTATAATCACGCCAGCATCTTGATACTCTTAACTCATCCATAATACCATCCACCAGCCAGCCAATTTTATCCGGCTCTTCACCACCAATAATAAATTTTGCTTCTTTTAAATCCATATTTAATGTTAACCCTGTCCAGTATCCTATCTGTTCTCCATTACAAAAAATCTTAACCTCATCCTTTCCCTCTCCATTCCCAAACTTCCATGAAAAACCAAGATGA
This genomic interval carries:
- a CDS encoding right-handed parallel beta-helix repeat-containing protein, whose amino-acid sequence is MERSLFWVGVFLLAVTGLFGNNSGDTTWLTAPILDKDTVFLAHWDNAGDMKYKVETGQELLNKHMSGVDYKETDWGAGLIFSSTGYYPLVYSSGNNKELRSGTVEFWFRPTGEKWVKSTHVFFTIYSHLTPQDWWKNRIQFLYQIEALRLVVGDKEGKIVSFDIPQVFLTPEEWYHLGFSWKFGNGEGKDEVKIFCNGEQIGYWTGLTLNMDLKEAKFIIGGEEPDKIGWLVDGIMDELRVSRCWRDYTMRDGAKSFFETNKYSIYLSKNWFWEKELEKARVKLIPDSTGKILYVDWKSEAGGDGTEEHPFNSIRMAAEKASSGDRIVIAGGVYREVIPLKTGIQIFAKKGEEVIIKGSKIVKGWQYDRKGNYYFADGVGLEFSFSGVEVPLASNVRNKNPNTPDIVFCDEKMLERCETLEEMGDRINVFYWDRSAKRIYVRLADSRTPDEHMIEVGTKWTPFEGGGDDVVLKGLTFTHFANPPYGEGHLSLGGITVSGNNWLVEDCTSIFNAGVGIMLRGNNNIIRKCKSIHNGWLGFFAFWGTYGNKIIECESSYNNWKYINPVLGSGGMKFCLVSEYIISGCKVLENQGPGIWFDDRSRDVVIINNVIMNNNAHAGIMYEISYAGIIKDNFCAFNDTSYFPSGEDIWLGGGILIQNSAGCIVENNILFKNAHGIIFVDGDRCVSTNSPNNRIEENYYLVYNNTIRKNILIDNKGYAIVQWHSSNVLPFKDSNNISVENCFIEREQSPVKFNWGGAETFDDIKQKGYDSNSQLIRIK